The following proteins are co-located in the Telopea speciosissima isolate NSW1024214 ecotype Mountain lineage chromosome 9, Tspe_v1, whole genome shotgun sequence genome:
- the LOC122639698 gene encoding uncharacterized protein LOC122639698 isoform X2: MAGKQELGFVKASSVRELANKITLRKVRSQGHEYVELREDGKRDIFFCILCFSPCYSEDTLFDHLNGTLHKKRYTAAEVTLLLPNRWPFNDGVFFFHNSSEQDKQLLISSQYKDGLLLSHKNYNLNNGKNSSSSEDNLRRVSRGNGTNLNPDGRNYNLSIPGVVIRDEISVLEVSFNGFGDISARICEGEGFSNWIHRIWCAWLGKEREEDLGDMVWDHDFAVITFPYTCDLGRSGIYDNFSTSPRSSSHTDTEIICEGPRKKRKKSACSGAQTEIETVEGPRKKRKKSFSDPEDISKSLINQCGSSRNGSVVSSSSTSDKILRREIRQQERAAAERMCDVCQRKMLPGKDMATLLNMKTGRLACSSRNVNGVSLFPELLFCLMVIHSFDPFQPLAFVVGIPCIPHFLSYTLDSYL; the protein is encoded by the exons ATGGCGGGAAAACAagaattagggtttgtgaaGGCTTCAAGTGTGAGAGAACTGGCTAACAAAATCACGCTTCGGAAAGTGCGATCCCAAGGCCACGAGTACGTCGAGCTGAGGGAAGACGGAAAACGCGACATCTTCTTCTGCATTCTGTGCTTCTCTCCGTGTTACAGCGAGGATACCTTGTTTGACCATCTCAACGGAACCCTCCATAAAAAAAGGTACACTGCTGCAGAAGTTACTCTTTTGCTTCCAAATCGATGGCCTTTCAATGATGGggtatttttctttcataattCCTCTGAGCAAGATAAACAACTACTTATTTCGAGTCAATACAAAGATGGGCTATTGCTTTCTCACAAAAACTATAATCTTAATAATGGTAAGAATTCGAGTTCTTCCGAGGATAATCTGAGACGTGTTTCGAGGGGCAATGGTACTAATTTGAATCCTGATGGTAGGAATTACAATCTTTCTATACCTGGTGTTGTTATTAGAGATGAGATTTCTGTTCTAGAGGTGAGTTTTAACGGGTTTGGAGATATTTCTGCAAGAATCTGTGAAGGTGAGGGGTTCTCAAACTGGATTCATAGAATATGGTGTGCTTGGCTggggaaagagagggaagaagatctAGGTGACATGGTTTGGGATCATGACTTTGCTGTCATCACTTTCCCTTACACTTGTGATCTAGGTAGAAGTGGTATATATGATAATTTTAGCACGTCGCCCCGTTCTAGTTCTCATACAGATACTGAGATAATATGTGAAGGCcctagaaagaaaagaaaaaaatcagcCTGTTCTGGTGCTCAGACAGAGATTGAGACAGTTGAAGGCCctagaaagaagagaaaaaagtcGTTCTCTGACCCAGAGGATATCAGCAAATCTTTAATCAATCAATGTGGTTCTTCTCGGAATGGCTCTGTTGTTTCATCTAGTTCAACTTCAGACAAGATTCTTAGGCGGGAGATAAGACAGCAAGAGCGGGCAGCAGCTGAAAGAATGTGTGATGTCTGTCAACGGAAAATGCTACCAGGGAAGGATATGGCAACCTTGTTAAATATGAAGACGGGTAGACTGGCTTGCAGCAGTAGAAATGTGAATGGGGTAAGTTTATTTCCTGAGCTGTTATTTTGCCTCATGGTGAT CCATTCCTTTGATCCCTTCCAACCCCTCGCTTTTGTTGTAGGCATTCCATGTATTCCACACTTCCTGTCTTATACACTGGATTCTTATCTGTGA
- the LOC122639697 gene encoding pentatricopeptide repeat-containing protein At5g66500, mitochondrial-like, whose protein sequence is MLRSHLGSSHGTSLKILISSNSFLQREGIVHANHLFDETVDRDLFSLNALLSAHVRKGHAQDAWLLFHQMHCMHLNLNAYTFTSILGASSALSDVKGGQQVYALVIKTGSESETVTKTALVDMYSKCGLLGDSVRVFEEAKSKDASAWNTMISGFLLYGLAWNALKAFGAMWKSGIQFTSFTLCSVLKACASLNALQQGKQVHALVIVMGNDLLVLGTVLIDFYSNCGLFGEAMKVFCHLNCRRDNVILNSLLSGCIRNQKFDEVFMLIRQMKPNCIAFTCVLAACSEKSDLSTGRQVHCLALRLGFEFDTQLCNALLDMYAKCGKISVSHFLFDRIPSKSVVSWTSIIDAYGSNGHGVEAFELFKEMEEQSSISPNPVTFLAILSACGHCGLVEQGQECFLLMKEKYGFDLGPEHYACFIDLLGRASRIDEAWGHLHDMGERGTKPTGEVWAALLNTCRTNLDIKRGEFAAKRLLELQPEKPGNYILLSNFYSAIGRWDVVEELRGMMRERRLRKEVGSSWITVECHDKNIDCNGMAKKFI, encoded by the coding sequence ATGTTAAGGTCACATCTCGGCTCCTCACATGGGACTtccttgaaaattttgatttcaagCAACAGTTTCCTACAGCGAGAAGGCATTGTTCATGCAAATCACTTGTTTGATGAAACCGTGGACAGAGACTTGTTCTCCCTAAATGCTCTCCTCAGTGCCCATGTTCGCAAGGGCCATGCTCAAGATGCATGGCTTCTCTTCCATCAGATGCACTGCATGCACCTCAACCTCAATGCTTACACTTTCACGTCCATTCTTGGTGCATCCTCAGCTCTTTCAGATGTGAAGGGAGGCCAACAGGTCTATGCCTTGGTCATAAAAACTGGTTCAGAATCTGAAACTGTTACAAAAACTGCCTTGGTTGACATGTACTCCAAGTGCGGCCTCTTGGGTGATTCGGTTCGTGTCTTTGAAGAGGCAAAGTCCAAGGATGCCAGTGCATGGAATACCATGATTTCAGGCTTCCTCCTCTATGGCCTTGCTTGGAATGCCCTTAAAGCTTTTGGAGCAATGTGGAAGAGTGGGATTCAGTTTACCAGCTTCACACTATGCTCTGTTCTGAAAGCGTGTGCCTCTCTGAATGCTCTTCAACAGGGAAAGCAGGTTCATGCTTTGGTGATTGTTATGGGTAATGATTTGCTTGTTCTTGGTACTGTTCTCATTGATTTCTATTCCAACTGTGGATTATTTGGGGAAGCCATGAAAGTCTTCTGCCATTTGAATTGCAGGAGAGACAATGTTATCCTTAATTCCTTGCTTTCTGGGTGCATTCGAAATCAGAAGTTCGATGAGGTGTTTATGCTTATCAGACAGATGAAACCAAATTGCATTGCTTTTACTTGTGTTCTtgctgcttgctcagagaaatCAGATTTATCAACTGGAAGGCAGGTACACTGTTTGGCACTACGTCTTGGATTTGAGTTTGATACCCAGTTATGCAATGCTTTGTTGGATATGTATGCAAAATGTGGAAAAATATCTGTTTCTCATTTTCTGTTTGATCGAATCCCTTCTAAAAGCGTGGTTTCTTGGACCAGCATCATAGATGCATACGGAAGTAATGGACATGGGGTTGAAGCTTTTGAGTTGTTCAAAGAGATGGAGGAGCAGAGTAGTATTTCACCCAATCCTGTGACATTTCTTGCTATTCTATCTGCTTGTGGGCATTGTGGACTGGTGGAACAAGGACAAGAATGTTTTCTTCTGATGAAGGAGAAATATGGGTTTGATCTGGGTCCAGAGCATTATGCTTGCTTCATTGACCTTTTAGGTCGGGCAAGTCGGATTGATGAAGCCTGGGGTCACTTACATGATATGGGTGAGAGGGGCACTAAGCCTACAGGTGAAGTATGGGCAGCCTTATTGAATACTTGTAGAACTAATTTAGATATCAAGAGGGGTGAATTTGCAGCAAAACGGCTACTTGAGCTACAGCCAGAGAAGCCTGGAAATTATATTTTGCTTTCGAACTTCTATTCTGCCATTGGGAGATGGGATGTTGTGGAGGAATTGAGGGGTATGATGAGGGAAAGAAGATTGAGGAAGGAGGTGGGGAGTAGCTGGATCACTGTTGAATGCCATGATAAAAATATTGATTGCAATGGAATGGCAAAAAAGTTTATCTAA
- the LOC122639698 gene encoding uncharacterized protein LOC122639698 isoform X1 — protein MAGKQELGFVKASSVRELANKITLRKVRSQGHEYVELREDGKRDIFFCILCFSPCYSEDTLFDHLNGTLHKKRYTAAEVTLLLPNRWPFNDGVFFFHNSSEQDKQLLISSQYKDGLLLSHKNYNLNNGKNSSSSEDNLRRVSRGNGTNLNPDGRNYNLSIPGVVIRDEISVLEVSFNGFGDISARICEGEGFSNWIHRIWCAWLGKEREEDLGDMVWDHDFAVITFPYTCDLGRSGIYDNFSTSPRSSSHTDTEIICEGPRKKRKKSACSGAQTEIETVEGPRKKRKKSFSDPEDISKSLINQCGSSRNGSVVSSSSTSDKILRREIRQQERAAAERMCDVCQRKMLPGKDMATLLNMKTGRLACSSRNVNGAFHVFHTSCLIHWILICEFEIWKNQSSNLETTCKPGRESRSKCSETETEDGKKTPRVPISSVFCPECQGTGINIEGDQLQQPTVPVSQMFSHKLQTSDKHRAWMRSPEILQNCSTGLCFPSQSEEMIKEKVLPLKFLHFYKADV, from the exons ATGGCGGGAAAACAagaattagggtttgtgaaGGCTTCAAGTGTGAGAGAACTGGCTAACAAAATCACGCTTCGGAAAGTGCGATCCCAAGGCCACGAGTACGTCGAGCTGAGGGAAGACGGAAAACGCGACATCTTCTTCTGCATTCTGTGCTTCTCTCCGTGTTACAGCGAGGATACCTTGTTTGACCATCTCAACGGAACCCTCCATAAAAAAAGGTACACTGCTGCAGAAGTTACTCTTTTGCTTCCAAATCGATGGCCTTTCAATGATGGggtatttttctttcataattCCTCTGAGCAAGATAAACAACTACTTATTTCGAGTCAATACAAAGATGGGCTATTGCTTTCTCACAAAAACTATAATCTTAATAATGGTAAGAATTCGAGTTCTTCCGAGGATAATCTGAGACGTGTTTCGAGGGGCAATGGTACTAATTTGAATCCTGATGGTAGGAATTACAATCTTTCTATACCTGGTGTTGTTATTAGAGATGAGATTTCTGTTCTAGAGGTGAGTTTTAACGGGTTTGGAGATATTTCTGCAAGAATCTGTGAAGGTGAGGGGTTCTCAAACTGGATTCATAGAATATGGTGTGCTTGGCTggggaaagagagggaagaagatctAGGTGACATGGTTTGGGATCATGACTTTGCTGTCATCACTTTCCCTTACACTTGTGATCTAGGTAGAAGTGGTATATATGATAATTTTAGCACGTCGCCCCGTTCTAGTTCTCATACAGATACTGAGATAATATGTGAAGGCcctagaaagaaaagaaaaaaatcagcCTGTTCTGGTGCTCAGACAGAGATTGAGACAGTTGAAGGCCctagaaagaagagaaaaaagtcGTTCTCTGACCCAGAGGATATCAGCAAATCTTTAATCAATCAATGTGGTTCTTCTCGGAATGGCTCTGTTGTTTCATCTAGTTCAACTTCAGACAAGATTCTTAGGCGGGAGATAAGACAGCAAGAGCGGGCAGCAGCTGAAAGAATGTGTGATGTCTGTCAACGGAAAATGCTACCAGGGAAGGATATGGCAACCTTGTTAAATATGAAGACGGGTAGACTGGCTTGCAGCAGTAGAAATGTGAATGGG GCATTCCATGTATTCCACACTTCCTGTCTTATACACTGGATTCTTATCTGTGAGTTTGAAATCTGGAAAAATCAATCATCCAATTTGGAAACGACATGTAAACCTGGGAGAGAGAGCAGATCCAAATGCAGTGAAACTGAAACAgaagatggaaagaaaactcCAAGAGTACCAATTTCTTCTGTATTTTGCCCTGAATGCCAAGGTACAGGTATAAACATTGAAGGAGATCAACTGCAACAACCAACTGTCCCTGTTTCTCAG atGTTCAGTCACAAGTTACAAACGAGTGATAAACACAGGGCATGGATGAGAAGCCCTGAGATATTGCAGAATTGCTCTACTGGTCTTTGCTTCCCCTCCCAGTCTGAAGAAATGATTAAG GAAAAAGTTTTACCTCTGAAGTTCCTTCATTTCTATAAAGCTGATGTATAG
- the LOC122639439 gene encoding uncharacterized protein LOC122639439, protein MMLAPRPWPTVFPSPAKVSGGLSRPPYLSQSAAFGHNIFSYYNFSSRAPSKCFCTENQKENEDFEGFCVLSSPDAPWDSGSIWSTMALYFFSVHIPLSFGGLSVVAEIMHQPVLDPQTKATSLLLIESMEFWGALVLLTYTAKPQYKLSDLFEAVKFPKQRNWVHASVMGFGFLILLVLLTSVLADKIIGPKVLNNSILQEILSSGSISRMECFLIYCLIAPLLEETVYRGFLLRSLSTTMKWHHAVIVSSCIFSAAHFSAANSLQLFLIGCILGCSYCWSGNLSSSLVIHSLYNAATLMVTILS, encoded by the exons ATGATGCTCGCACCTCGGCCATGGCCGACAGTATTTCCTTCTCCTGCTAAAGTTAGCGGAGGTTTGAGCAGACCACCATACCTCTCCCAAAGTGCTGCTTTCGGTCACAATATTTTCTCCTACTATAACTTTAGTAGCAGAGCTCCTTCCAAGTGTTTTTGCACtgaaaatcaaaaggaaaatgaagatTTTGAG GGATTTTGTGTGCTCTCCTCCCCCGATGCTCCATGGGACAGTGGGAGCATCTGGAGCACTATGGCTTTGTACTTCTTCAGTGTTCACATTCCTTTAAGTTTTGGTGGGTTGTCTGTTGTTGCTGAAATAATGCATCAGCCTGTTCTTGATCCACAAACAAAG GCAACATCACTACTGCTGATAGAAAGTATGGAGTTTTGGGGGGCTCTAGTTCTATTAACGTACACAGCGAAGCCACAATATAAGCTTTCAGATTTGTTTGAAGCTGTCAAGTTTCCAAAACAAAGAAACTGGGTACATGCATCAGTCATGGGATttggttttcttattttgttagttttgctGACATCTGTCCTTGCTGACAAGATAATTGGGCCCAAG GTTCTGAACAACTCCATTCTTCAGGAGATCCTTTCGAGTGGATCCATATCAAGAATGGAATGCTTCCTTATCTATTGTTTGATCGCTCCTCTACTTGAAGAAACTGTCTACAGGGGATTCCTATTGAGGTCCCTCAGTACAACGATGAAATGGCATCACGCTGTCATTGTGAGCTCTTGCATTTTCAGTGCAGCACACTTCTCTGCTGCAAATTCTCTACAGTTATTCCTCATTGGGTGTATCCTTGGGTGCTCCTATTGTTGGAGTGGAAACTTGAGCTCCTCTTTGGTCATACATTCCCTGTACAATGCTGCAACTCTGATGGTAACCATTTTATCTTAA